One genomic region from Henningerozyma blattae CBS 6284 chromosome 2, complete genome encodes:
- the RPP1A gene encoding ribosomal protein P1 (similar to Saccharomyces cerevisiae RPP1A (YDL081C); ancestral locus Anc_2.388), which yields MSTESALAYAALILADSEVEISADNLMALTAAANVPVEGIWADIFAKALEGQDLKDLLVNFSAGAAAPAGAVGAAEGAAGAEAEEEKEEEAKEESDDDMGFGLFD from the coding sequence ATGTCTACTGAATCCGCTTTAGCTTACGCTGCTTTGATTTTAGCCGACTCTGAAGTCGAAATCTCTGCTGACAACTTAATGGCTTTAACTGCTGCTGCTAACGTTCCAGTTGAAGGTATCTGGGCTGATATCTTTGCCAAGGCTTTGGAAGGTCAAGACTTAAAGGACTTGTTGGTTAACTTCAGTGCTGGTGCTGCTGCTCCAGCTGGTGCTGTCGGTGCTGCTGAAGGTGCCGCTGGTGCTGAagctgaagaagaaaaggaaGAAGAAGCCAAGGAAGAATCCGATGATGACATGGGTTTCGGTTTATTCGACTAA
- the RPL13B gene encoding 60S ribosomal protein eL13 (similar to Saccharomyces cerevisiae RPL13A (YDL082W) and RPL13B (YMR142C); ancestral locus Anc_2.387): MAISKNLPLLKNHFRKAWQERVRVHFDQAGKKGSRRDARAAKAAKIAPRPLDLLRPVVRAPTVKYNRKVRAGRGFSLAEIKAAGLTAAYARTIGIAVDHRRQNTNQAIFDANVQRLKEYLSKIIIFPRNGKAPETEQVLSASASFPIEQPVEDVKPRAVEDNGVSAYRTLREARSEKKYKGIREKRAREKAEAEAEKKK; encoded by the exons ATGG CTATCTCCAAGAATTTACCATTATTGAAGAACCACTTCAGAAAGGCCTGGCAAGAACGTGTCAGAGTTCACTTCGACCAAGCCGGTAAGAAGGGCTCTAGACGTGATGCCAGAGCTGCTAAAGCTGCCAAGATTGCTCCAAGACCATTGGACTTATTAAGACCAGTTGTCAGAGCCCCAACTGTTAAATACAACAGAAAGGTCAGAGCCGGTAGAGGTTTCTCCTTAGCTGAAATTAAGGCTGCTGGTTTAACTGCTGCTTACGCCAGAACTATTGGTATTGCTGTTGACCACAGACGTCAAAACACAAACCAAGCCATCTTCGATGCTAATGTCCAAAGATTAAAGGAATACTTATCTAAGATCATTATCTTCCCAAGAAACGGTAAGGCTCCAGAAACTGAACAAGTCTTAtctgcttctgcttctTTCCCAATTGAACAACCAGTTGAAGACGTTAAGCCAAGAGCTGTCGAAGACAACGGTGTTTCTGCTTACAGAACTTTAAGAGAAGCTAGATCTGAAAAGAAATACAAGGGTATCAGAGAAAAGAGAGCTAGAGAAAAGGCTGAAGCTGAAGCtgaaaagaagaaatag
- the TBLA0B08860 gene encoding 40S ribosomal protein uS9 (similar to Saccharomyces cerevisiae RPS16B (YDL083C) and RPS16A (YMR143W); ancestral locus Anc_2.386): protein MSAVPSVQTFGKKKSATAVAHVKAGKGLIKVNGSPITLVEPEILRFKVYEPLLIVGLDKFANVDVRVRVTGGGHVSQVYAIRQAIAKGLVAYHQKYVDEQSKNELKKAFTSYDRTLLIADSRRPEPKKFGGKGARSKFQKSYR, encoded by the exons ATGTCTGCTGTCCCAAGTGTCCAA ACTTTCGGTAAGAAGAAGTCTGCCACTGCCGTTGCCCACGTTAAGGCCGGTAAAGGTTTGATTAAGGTTAATGGTTCTCCAATCACTTTGGTTGAACCAGAAATCTTGAGATTCAAGGTTTACGaaccattattaattgtcGGTTTAGACAAATTCGCCAACGTCGATGTCAGAGTTAGAGTCACTGGTGGTGGTCATGTCTCTCAAGTTTATGCTATTAGACAAGCTATTGCCAAGGGTTTAGTTGCTTACCATCAAAAATACGTTGATGAACAATCCAAGAACGAATTGAAGAAAGCTTTCACCTCTTACGACAGAACCTTGTTGATTGCTGATTCTAGAAGACCAGAACCAAAGAAATTCGGTGGTAAAGGTGCTAGATCTAAGTTCCAAAAGTCTTACCGTTAA
- the TBLA0B08870 gene encoding uncharacterized protein (similar to Saccharomyces cerevisiae YMR144W; ancestral locus Anc_2.385) yields MNHPEQLQIVLNNCNGLIEKIKSEKILEFTENDPIIQNSLFTRILTPTPIIPDTHLQKENNTKNVNHHNEDTNTNNTPITEFKDENHLSDPNLNNDVVKTLQLMTDLINDSIKQIRYLKFKNNILQTNNHNNKPVAISNPSNYSTSINSLPANRDNGTSTGNSSTSSNSNNYNNNNNLLRQFEQVDNINTEYRKENKVLKEEIRIRTAKVSKYKKRIIEKNKEINKLLRILNDHSISDASNIKLRSFSDTLDDSNSNSNSNSNSNSNSNSNLNLNSKVSNTTEILPSSKSNSISSLNIKAITNPSNIMPPLQLNISPVEKTSPSNMLKTLGFLASQVLGTTTNTSLTNSNNNSTSNSTTLLNPSNTANTTIIADETENQFTPQSVNKTKDFNATEIEVIRSPDNSLVQINTAEILPKINDNDNIKIDNLKTEKDNESTSTNSDKNELPSLHFPTMKSFKNKAVLNNGRTL; encoded by the coding sequence ATGAACCATCCTGAACAACTGCAAATCGTTTTAAATAACTGCAACGgtttaattgaaaagattaaatcggaaaaaatattagagtTTACAGAGAATGATCCAATAATACagaattctttatttacaCGTATTTTAACCCCAACTCCAATTATACCAGACACCCATTtgcaaaaagaaaataatactaaaaatGTCAATCATCATAATGAAGAtactaatacaaataatacgCCTATAACagaatttaaagatgaaaacCATTTGTCGGACcctaatttaaataatgatgtgGTTAAGACTCTACAACTAATGACggatttaattaatgattcGATCAAACAAATAAGgtatttgaaattcaaaaataatattctacagactaataatcataataataaaccgGTGGCTATTTCAAATCCTTCAAATTATTCAACATCAATTAACTCTCTCCCAGCTAATAGAGATAATGGCACTAGCACAGGAAATAGTAGCACTTCTTCAAAcagtaataattataacaacaataacaatttaTTAAGACAATTTGAACAAgtagataatattaatactgAATATAGAAAGGAAAATaaagtattaaaagaagaaattcgTATTAGGACTGCTAAAGTAAgcaaatataaaaagagaattattgaaaaaaataaagagattaataaactattaagaatattaaatgatCATTCAATATCTGATGCTTCAAATATCAAACTGCGCTCATTTTCTGATACTTTGGATGATTCAAATTCCAActctaattctaattctaattctaattctaattctaattcaaacCTAAATTTAAACTCAAAAGTATCCAATACTACAGAAATTTTACCATCATctaaatcaaattcaatttctagtttaaatattaaagcaATAACGAATCCTTCAAATATTATGCCTCCATTACAGCTAAATATTTCTCCTGTCGAAAAGACATCACCTTCAAATATGCTAAAGACTTTAGGATTTTTGGCCTCGCAGGTGCTTGGAACAACTACAAATACTTCTCTAACTAATTCAAACAATAATTCAACTTCAAACTCTACTACTTTACTGAACCCATCCAATACTGCAAATACTACAATAATAGCTGATGAAACAGAAAATCAATTCACGCCTCAATCTGTTAATAAAACGAAAGATTTTAATGCCACAGAAATCGAAGTAATACGTAGTCCTGATAATAGTTTAGTTCAAATTAATACTGCTGAAATCTTGccaaaaattaatgataatgataacaTTAAAATTGACAATCTGAAAACAgaaaaagataatgaaTCAACCTCTACAAATTCAGATAAAAACGAATTACCCTCTTTACACTTCCCTACTATGAAAAGCTTTAAGAATAAGGcagttttaaataatggtaGAACTTTATag
- the SUB2 gene encoding ATP-dependent RNA helicase SUB2 (similar to Saccharomyces cerevisiae SUB2 (YDL084W); ancestral locus Anc_2.384) — protein MSNEGEEDLLEYSDNEQEIQIDANANATSSEAVTTSADGEAKDADAEKKGSYVGIHSTGFKDFLLKPELSRAIIDCGFEHPSEVQQSTIPQSIHGTDVLCQAKSGLGKTAVFVLSSLQQLDPVPGEASVVVICNARELAYQIRNEYLRFSKYMPDVKTAVFYGGTPINKDAELLKNKDTAPHIVVATPGRLKALVKDKLIDLSHVKNFIIDECDKVLEELDMRRDVQDIFRATPRDKQVMMFSATLSQEIRPICRRFLQNPLEIFVDDEAKLTLHGLQQFFIKLSESDKNRKLAQLLDDLEFNQVIIFVKSTKRANELTKLLNASNFPAITVHGSMKQEERIARYKAFKDFEKRICVSTDVFGRGIDIERINLAINYDLTNEADQYLHRVGRAGRFGTKGLAISFVSSTEDEEVLAKIQERFDVKIAEFPAEGIESSSYLNN, from the coding sequence ATGTCTAACGAAGGtgaagaagatttattgGAATACTCTGATAACGaacaagaaattcaaattgatGCCAATGCCAATGCCACTTCCTCTGAAGCTGTTACTACTTCAGCTGATGGTGAAGCTAAGGACGCTGACGCTGAAAAGAAGGGTTCATACGTTGGTATCCATTCTACTGGTTTCAAAGATTTCTTATTAAAACCTGAATTATCTAGAGCAATTATTGATTGTGGTTTCGAACATCCTTCTGAAGTCCAACAATCCACTATTCCTCAATCTATTCACGGTACCGATGTCTTATGTCAAGCCAAATCTGGTTTAGGTAAGACTGCGGTCTTCGTTTTATCAAGTTTACAACAATTAGACCCAGTTCCAGGTGAAGCTTCTGTTGTTGTCATTTGTAACGCCAGAGAATTAGCTTATCAAATCCGTAATGAATACTTGAGATTCTCCAAATATATGCCTGACGTCAAGACTGCTGTCTTCTATGGTGGTACTCCAATTAACAAGGACGCcgaattattgaaaaacaaaGATACAGCTCCACATATCGTTGTTGCCACTCCAGGTCGTTTAAAGGCTTTGGTCAAGGACAAGCTAATTGATTTATCCCACGTTAAGAACTTCATCATTGATGAATGTGATAAAGTTTTGGAAGAATTAGATATGAGAAGAGATGTTCAAGATATTTTCAGAGCTACTCCAAGAGACAAACAAGTCATGATGTTCTCAGCTACTTTATCTCAAGAAATTAGACCAATCTGTAGACGTTTCTTACAAAATCCTTTAGAAATTTTCGTTGATGATGAAGCTAAATTAACTTTACATGGTCTACaacaatttttcattaaattatctGAATCTGATAAGAACCGTAAATTAGCtcaattattagatgatcTAGAATTCAACCAAGTTATCATCTTTGTAAAATCTACCAAGAGAGCTAATGAACTAACCAAATTACTAAATGCTTCAAATTTCCCAGCTATCACTGTTCATGGTAGCATGAAACAAGAAGAACGTATTGCCCGTTATAAAGCCTTcaaagattttgaaaaacgTATTTGTGTTTCTACTGATGTTTTTGGTAGAGGTATTGATATTGAACGTATCAACTTGGCTATCAATTATGATTTAACAAACGAAGCTGATCAATATTTACATAGAGTCGGTAGAGCTGGTAGATTCGGTACAAAGGGGTTGGCTATCTCTTTTGTTTCTTCTactgaagatgaagaagtttTAGCCAAAATCCAAGAACGTTTCGATGTTAAAATTGCCGAATTCCCAGCCGAAGGTATCGAATCCTCTAGCTATTTGAACAATTAa
- the TBLA0B08900 gene encoding uncharacterized protein (ancestral locus Anc_2.383), translating to MDSNNSITDESDHDIILNSSTNQNSSNQNLLSPDSANAFSMIQNSWIENWTDPLPTNKEDRIKQALKLMENEELAFNNGKKIKKHSIRQIAVFFKIPKSTLYDRLKNKLPSQITIQQSTLPTSTPTSTTLKKNSISSHRLQMKISPERELKLIEQIKLLCQIMGNILNPTQIKNFIITSLDDNQIILGKKWVHNFIRRHETSIIYGSLNHNNNNIQLINLRNSRNHFPYLWKCFVPLLQSVLNKNVSFYYITRSSINKKNLSSIFTCFEISIDKSLHHNNTTSFKILPKFKPIAIIFPDFFELDNSNPNSNSLLQIQNENTNTTVTSNNGNNNFLDINLPNNENSTNLLKNKSLKKIKSDPTTTTSNITPQDEKIQKQFKLDKLNSIFLRFYEKCGKVYNKQNPNQPFIIFEGLNDLYNWTPNFILENISINHFLSLPWNQSIFQETIIYQFKDYLLDIKNSIKSMNSTQLKSLEFDLDSQNLDLNIINKQFANVVSNISSNTTNNNTTNLIIDDDSSNDTLNLANRLTKSINNNHSNNNNNNNNTANTTNNIQATPQDLLPDVELNMFTTPSPFTSSTNNNTNNSNSNTNTNNNNNNRQDTNNSTMLTTGLSMITDVQPSSLTRKNNHNNPTNSMEIQAPLNIFEDNSVVQLQDIVRTIEANEDNIFADVLNGDAKLQLEDIFRRLKEIIPH from the coding sequence ATGGACTCGAATAATTCCATCACCGATGAAAGTGATCATGATATAATCTTAAACTCTTCCACTAAtcaaaattcttcaaatcaAAACCTATTATCTCCGGATTCTGCCAATGCATTTTCCATGATTCAAAATTCTTGGATTGAAAATTGGACCGATCCTTTACCAACAAATAAAGAAGATCGAATTAAACAAGCTTTAAAATTGAtggaaaatgaagaattagcattcaataatggtaaaaaaattaaaaaacatTCCATTAGGCAGATTGCggtttttttcaaaatccCCAAATCAACACTTTATGAtagattgaaaaataaattaccTTCACAAATTACCATTCAACAATCAACTTTACCCACATCCACTCCAACTTCCACTActctaaagaaaaattcaatttcttcacATAGATTACAAATGAAGATTTCTCCTGAAAgagaattgaaattgattgaacaaattaaattacTTTGTCAAATAATGGGGAATATTTTGAATCCAActcaaattaaaaatttcatcatcacATCTCTGGATGATAATCAAATTATCTTGGGTAAAAAATGGGTTCATAATTTTATTCGTCGTCATGAAACTTCCATCATTTATGGTTCTTTAAAtcataacaataataatattcaattaatcAATCTACGTAATTCAAGAAACCATTTCCCCTATTTGTGGAAATGTTTCGTACCTTTATTACAATctgttttaaataaaaatgtttcCTTCTATTACATCACAAGATCTtccattaataaaaaaaatttatcaagtATATTCACttgttttgaaatttctattgataaatcattgcatcataataatactacttcttttaaaattcttcCCAAGTTTAAACCAATTGCTATTATATTCCCTGATTTTTTCgaattagataattcgAATCCTAACTCAAATTCCTTattacaaattcaaaatgaaaataccAATACTACTGTAACTAGcaataatggtaataataactttttGGATATTAATCTTCccaataatgaaaattctaCCAACttgttgaaaaataaaagtcttaaaaaaataaaatcagaCCCTACAACGACAACCTCTAACATAACTCCtcaagatgaaaaaattcaaaaacaatttaaattagataaattaaattccaTCTTCCTAAGATTTTATGAAAAATGTGGTAAAGTGTATAATAAGCAAAACCCAAATCAACcgtttataatttttgaagGTTTAAATGATCTTTATAATTGGACTccaaatttcattttagaaaatatctCAATCAACCactttttatcattacCTTGGAATCAATCAATTTTCCAAGAAACTATAATATatcaatttaaagattatttattagatatCAAAAATAGTATAAAATCAATGAATTCTACtcaattaaaatctttGGAATTCGATTTAGATTCTCAAAATTtggatttaaatattatcaataaacAATTTGCCAATGTCGTATCTAATATTTCATCAAATAccacaaataataatacaacaaatttaattattgatgatgatagtTCAAATGatactttaaatttagCCAATAGGTTaacaaaatcaataaataataatcacagtaacaacaacaacaataataataatactgcTAATAccactaataatattcaagcAACTCCACAAGATTTACTTCCTGATGTAGAATTAAACATGTTCACAACTCCTTCACCGTTTACTTCttctacaaataataatactaataattctaattccaatactaatactaataataataataataataggcAAGAcacaaataattctacaaTGTTAACTACAGGGTTATCAATGATAACTGATGTTCAACCTTCATCTTtgacaagaaaaaataatcataataatccAACCAACTCCATGGAAATTCAAGCACCCTTAAATATTTTCGAAGATAATTCTGTAGTTCAATTACAAGATATAGTTCGGACCATTGAAGCAAATGAAGACAATATTTTCGCTGATGTATTAAATGGAGACGCTAAACTTCAATTAGAAGATATCTTTAGAAGgcttaaagaaattataccACATTAa
- the TBLA0B08910 gene encoding uncharacterized protein (similar to Saccharomyces cerevisiae NDE2 (YDL085W) and NDE1 (YMR145C); ancestral locus Anc_2.382), whose translation MHAAPLNPVWRSVLRQCHKSVSLCNNALVSKQMLQRANANARSFATYRPLLNESSSSSSASLTTKAKPLYKRIISKTLWTTAIVAALGVSFISYSIYREANPKKQIPQSSTFPNGSKRKTLIILGSGWGSITLLKSLDTTLYNVIVVSPRNHFLFTPLLPSTPVGTVEMKSIIEPVRSVARRCPGEVHYYEAEASDIDPVNKKITVLPVSSPNSTAIELDYDYLVVGVGAQSNTFGIPGVYENASFLKEISDAQEIRQKIMASIENAISLPQGSEERKRLLSYVVVGGGPTGVEFAAELKDYIDEDLNKWVPGISKEITVTLVEALPNILNMFDKSLVQYAEELFRKEKVELQLKSMVQKVDSTKVTMKCDNNEIKELPYGLLVWATGNGQRQVTKDLMAKVDKQDSRRGLLINEKLQLLGHEDSIFAIGDCTFHPGLVPTAEVAHQEGEYLADQFKHLYKLDQVKYEISTTKDSSKLTSLNNKLTKLENSADDFKFVHRGALAYLGREKAIADLSFGNSKYTSSGSFTFLFWRFAYLSMCISFRNRYLIFMDWVKMNILGRNSSV comes from the coding sequence ATGCACGCCGCGCCACTAAATCCCGTCTGGCGCTCAGTTTTGCGCCAGTGTCACAAATCCGTGTCTCTGTGTAACAATGCATTGGTGTCCAAACAGATGCTTCAAAGGGCTAATGCCAATGCAAGATCGTTCGCCACATACAGACCATTGTTGAAtgaatcttcttcttcgtCGTCAGCTTCGTTGACTACCAAGGCAAAACCTCTTTACAAACGTATCATTAGCAAGACTTTGTGGACCACTGCCATTGTGGCAGCCCTTGGTGTGTCCTTCATATCATATTCCATCTATAGAGAAGCCAACCCAAAGAAACAAATCCCTCAGTCCAGCACTTTCCCCAATGGATCCAAGAGAAAGACTTTGATCATTCTTGGTTCTGGTTGGGGGTCCATCACTCTTTTGAAGAGTTTGGACACCACTCTGTACAATGTTATTGTGGTTTCGCCAAGAAACCATTTCCTGTTCACTCCATTGTTGCCCTCTACCCCTGTGGGTACTGTTGAGATGAAGTCTATCATCGAACCGGTCAGATCTGTTGCTAGAAGATGTCCCGGGGAAGTCCACTATTACGAGGCCGAAGCCTCTGATATTGATCCagtcaataaaaaaattaccgTCTTGCCCGTGTCGTCGCCTAACTCTACTGCGATCGAGTTAGATTACGATTATTTGGTGGTTGGTGTTGGTGCTCAATCCAATACTTTTGGTATCCCTGGTGTTTATGAAAATGCTTCCTTCTTGAAAGAAATCTCCGATGCTCAAGAGATTAGACAAAAGATTATGGCTTCCATCGAAAACGCAATCTCCTTGCCACAGGGGTCTGAGGAAAGAAAACGTCTCTTGTCATATGTTGTTGTTGGTGGTGGTCCCACCGGTGTAGAATTTGCTGCAGAGTTGAAAGATTATATCGACGAGGATTTGAATAAATGGGTTCCGGGCATTTCCAAGGAAATCACTGTTACATTAGTAGAAGCCCTACCAAATATCTTGAATATGTTTGACAAGTCTTTAGTCCAGTATGCTGAAGAGTTGTTCCGTAAGGAGAAAGTAGAATTACAATTGAAATCCATGGTCCAAAAAGTAGACTCGACAAAAGTCACCATGAAATGTGACAACAACGAAATCAAAGAATTGCCCTACGGGTTACTGGTCTGGGCCACAGGGAATGGTCAAAGACAAGTCACCAAGGATTTGATGGCCAAAGTTGACAAGCAAGATTCAAGACGTGGTCTCTTGATCAATGAGAAATTGCAATTGTTGGGCCACGAAGATTCCATCTTTGCCATTGGTGATTGTACTTTTCATCCAGGTCTTGTCCCTACTGCAGAAGTCGCCCATCAAGAAGGTGAATACCTGGCTGATCAATTCAAACATCTTTATAAATTGGACCAAGTGAAATATGAAATCTCCACTACTAAGGACTCATCCAAATTGACCTccttaaataataagttgACCAAACTAGAAAACTCGGCCGATGACTTCAAATTCGTTCATAGAGGCGCTCTTGCCTATTTGGGTAGAGAAAAGGCCATTGCAGATTTGTCCTTTggtaattcaaaatatactTCTTCAGGCTCTTTCACATTCTTGTTCTGGAGGTTTGCTTATTTGAGTATGTGCATTTCTTTTAGAAATAGATATTTGATCTTTATGGATTGGGTCAAGATGAATATCTTGGGTAGAAATTCCTCGGTTTAA
- the TBLA0B08920 gene encoding uncharacterized protein → MSKVEQIKKDLRSIDTGYGLMSLTWRPDPPSRENQLRTMHQAVMLQKSLNKDKKIFFNAGEFYGPNRVNLQLIKEFFAKYPDLRSCIIISVKGGLDMEKFVAQGKYDDVLKSIKNCYDAMGGYIDIFEVARIDATIIPEGSSYPKETFDALVKGIENEWIGAISLSEVTLPQIKDIHQGFAKYLVCVELEFSLFSTQIMDDGTVALCDSLGLIIICYSPLGRGLLSEQVKDGSTLPDGDIRKNMKRFNGPAYEKNMELVHFLKNDILKDRSPQISTVQLALAWIKQWNSVYNNCKFIPIPSGSTVEKVTENFDITKSVITQDEFNKINEFLKNFVTQGDRYEHV, encoded by the coding sequence ATGTCCAAAGttgaacaaattaaaaaagatttACGCTCCATTGATACAGGCTACGGCCTAATGAGTCTTACTTGGAGACCAGACCCTCCAAGCAGAGAAAACCAACTACGCACCATGCATCAAGCTGTCATGTTGCAGAAGTCGTTGAacaaagataaaaaaatcttcttcaacGCAGGTGAGTTCTATGGTCCCAATAGAGTCAATTTGCAATTGATCAAGGAATTCTTCGCCAAGTACCCGGACTTGAGGTCTTGTATCATCATCTCTGTGAAAGGTGGTCTTGATATGGAAAAATTCGTCGCTCAGGGCAAATACGATGATGTTTTGAAATCCATCAAGAATTGTTATGATGCCATGGGTGgatatattgatatttttgaagtCGCCAGAATAGACGCCACTATTATCCCAGAAGGTTCCTCTTATCCAAAGGAAACGTTCGATGCTCTAGTGAAAggtattgaaaatgaatggATCGGTGCCATTTCTCTAAGTGAAGTGACATTACCACAAATCAAAGATATTCACCAAGGTTTTGCCAAATATCTTGTTTGTGTAGAATTggaattttctttattctCTACTCAAATCATGGATGATGGGACCGTGGCTCTTTGTGATTCTTTGGGATTAATCATCATCTGTTATTCACCATTGGGCAGAGGTCTATTATCGGAACAAGTCAAAGATGGATCGACATTGCCCGATGGTGATATCAGAAAGAATATGAAAAGATTCAATGGGCCTGCTTATGAGAAAAACATGGAATTGGTCCACTTCttgaaaaatgatattcTTAAAGATAGATCCCCACAAATCTCCACTGTCCAATTGGCATTGGCTTGGATCAAACAATGGAACTCCGTTTATAACAATTGTAAATTCATTCCAATCCCAAGTGGATCAACAGTAGAGAAAGTCACTGAAAATTTCGATATTACAAAAAGTGTCATCACGCAAGATGAGTTTAACAagattaatgaatttttgaaaaattttgttACACAAGGTGATCGTTATGAACATGTTTGA